In Pseudomonas fluorescens, one genomic interval encodes:
- the lpxA gene encoding acyl-ACP--UDP-N-acetylglucosamine O-acyltransferase codes for MSLIDPRAIIDPSAVLADGVEVGPWSIVGAGVEIGEGTVIGPHVVLKGPTRIGKHNRIYQFSSVGEDTPDLKYKGEETRLVIGDHNVIREGVTIHRGTVQDRSETTLGDHNLIMAYAHIGHDSVIGNHCILVNNTALAGHVHVDDWAILSGFTLVHQYCHIGAHSFSGMGTAIGKDVPAFVTVFGNPAEARSMNFEGMRRRGFSEDAIHALRRAYKTVYRQGLTVEQALAELAEPAAQFPEVALFRDSIQSSTRGITR; via the coding sequence ATGAGTTTGATTGACCCTCGCGCAATCATCGATCCGTCGGCCGTTCTGGCTGACGGCGTCGAGGTCGGCCCGTGGTCGATCGTCGGCGCAGGTGTGGAAATCGGCGAGGGTACCGTGATCGGGCCGCATGTGGTCCTCAAAGGCCCGACCCGCATCGGTAAGCACAACCGCATCTACCAGTTTTCCTCGGTAGGCGAAGACACGCCGGATCTGAAGTACAAAGGCGAAGAAACCCGTCTGGTGATCGGTGATCACAACGTCATTCGCGAAGGCGTGACGATTCACCGTGGCACCGTGCAGGACCGTTCGGAAACCACGCTGGGCGATCACAACCTGATCATGGCCTATGCCCACATCGGGCATGACAGCGTCATCGGCAACCACTGCATCCTGGTCAACAACACCGCGTTGGCCGGGCATGTCCATGTTGACGATTGGGCGATCCTTTCCGGTTTCACCCTGGTGCATCAGTACTGCCACATCGGCGCCCACAGTTTTTCCGGCATGGGCACTGCCATCGGCAAGGACGTTCCGGCGTTCGTCACCGTGTTCGGCAACCCGGCCGAAGCGCGCAGCATGAACTTCGAAGGCATGCGCCGTCGTGGTTTCAGCGAAGACGCGATTCACGCGCTGCGCCGCGCTTATAAGACCGTGTATCGTCAGGGCCTGACCGTGGAGCAAGCGTTGGCCGAATTGGCCGAACCTGCTGCGCAGTTCCCGGAAGTTGCGCTGTTTCGTGACTCGATCCAGTCGTCGACTCGCGGCATCACCCGCTGA
- the lpxB gene encoding lipid-A-disaccharide synthase: protein MASLRIALVAGEASGDILGAGLMRALKAQHPAVEFIGVGGPLMQAEGLTSYFPMERLSVMGLVEVLGRLRELLKRRKDLIATLIAEKPDVFIGIDAPDFNLNIELKLRQAGIKTVHYVSPSVWAWRQKRVLKIREGCDLMLTLLPFEAKFYEEQGVPVRFVGHTLADTIPLQADRAAARAELGLPDGPLVALMPGSRGGEVGRLGALFLDTAERLRAMRPGLRFVIPCANAERRAQLEELLVGRDLPVTLLDGKSHLALAACNAVLIASGTATLEALLYKRPMVVAYRLAPLTFWILKRMVKSPYVSLPNLLAQRLLVPELLQDDATVEALAQTLLPLIEGGEEQTRGFDEIHRTLRLDASNQAADAVLNLIGQKQ, encoded by the coding sequence ATGGCCAGTCTGCGTATTGCGCTGGTGGCGGGCGAAGCTTCCGGCGACATTCTGGGCGCCGGCCTCATGCGCGCCCTCAAGGCTCAACATCCGGCAGTCGAGTTCATCGGTGTCGGCGGTCCGTTGATGCAGGCCGAGGGCCTGACGTCTTATTTCCCCATGGAACGTCTGTCGGTCATGGGGTTGGTGGAAGTCCTCGGACGGCTGCGCGAGCTGCTCAAGCGCCGCAAGGACCTGATCGCCACGTTGATTGCCGAGAAGCCGGACGTGTTCATCGGCATCGACGCTCCCGATTTCAACCTCAACATCGAACTCAAGCTGCGTCAGGCCGGGATCAAGACCGTGCATTACGTCAGCCCTTCGGTGTGGGCGTGGCGCCAGAAGCGTGTGCTGAAGATTCGCGAAGGCTGCGATCTGATGCTCACCCTGTTGCCGTTCGAAGCAAAATTTTACGAAGAGCAGGGCGTGCCGGTGCGGTTCGTCGGTCATACGCTGGCCGATACCATTCCGTTGCAGGCCGATCGCGCCGCAGCGCGTGCCGAACTCGGTTTGCCCGACGGGCCGCTGGTCGCGTTGATGCCCGGCAGTCGCGGTGGCGAAGTCGGCCGTCTCGGTGCGCTGTTCCTGGATACTGCCGAACGTCTGCGGGCTATGCGCCCCGGGCTGCGCTTCGTCATCCCGTGCGCCAATGCCGAGCGTCGCGCTCAACTCGAAGAGTTGCTGGTTGGTCGCGACTTGCCGGTCACCCTGCTCGATGGCAAATCGCACCTGGCCCTGGCGGCGTGCAACGCGGTGCTGATCGCTTCGGGCACGGCGACGCTGGAAGCGTTGCTGTACAAGCGGCCAATGGTCGTCGCGTATCGCCTGGCACCGCTGACCTTCTGGATTCTCAAGCGCATGGTCAAGAGCCCGTACGTGTCGCTGCCGAACCTGCTGGCCCAACGGCTCTTGGTGCCGGAATTGTTGCAGGATGATGCGACAGTCGAGGCCCTGGCCCAGACGCTGTTGCCATTGATCGAAGGCGGCGAAGAGCAGACCCGAGGCTTCGACGAAATCCACCGCACCCTGCGGCTGGATGCTTCCAATCAGGCGGCGGATGCCGTCCTCAACCTGATCGGTCAGAAACAATGA
- the rnhB gene encoding ribonuclease HII produces MQMGLDFTLVAEVEELVAGVDEVGRGPLCGAVVTAAVILDPNRPILGLNDSKKLTEAKREKLYDEIIEKSLSWCIARAEVEEIDELNILHATMLAMQRAVAGLHIQPKLAMIDGNRCPKLPMRAEAVVQGDGKVPAIAAASILAKVSRDREMAAFELIYPGYGIGGHKGYPTPVHLEALVRLGPTPIHRRSFAPVRQAYEALEGLTQV; encoded by the coding sequence ATGCAGATGGGCCTGGATTTCACCCTGGTCGCCGAAGTCGAAGAACTGGTGGCCGGTGTCGACGAAGTCGGTCGTGGCCCGTTGTGCGGCGCGGTGGTGACGGCGGCGGTGATCCTCGATCCGAACCGGCCGATCCTCGGCCTCAACGACTCGAAGAAACTCACCGAAGCCAAGCGCGAGAAACTCTACGACGAGATCATCGAGAAATCCCTGAGCTGGTGCATCGCTCGCGCCGAAGTCGAGGAAATCGACGAGCTGAACATTTTGCACGCGACCATGCTCGCCATGCAGCGCGCAGTGGCCGGGCTGCATATTCAGCCGAAACTGGCGATGATCGACGGCAACCGCTGCCCGAAACTGCCGATGCGCGCTGAAGCGGTGGTGCAGGGCGACGGCAAGGTGCCGGCCATCGCTGCCGCGTCGATTCTGGCCAAGGTCAGTCGCGACCGTGAAATGGCTGCATTCGAATTGATCTACCCGGGGTACGGCATCGGCGGCCATAAAGGCTATCCGACGCCCGTTCATCTGGAAGCGTTGGTGCGCCTTGGCCCGACCCCGATTCACCGGCGCTCCTTCGCCCCGGTGCGTCAGGCTTACGAGGCGCTGGAAGGTCTGACGCAGGTTTAG
- the fabZ gene encoding 3-hydroxyacyl-ACP dehydratase FabZ, with protein sequence MMDINEIREYLPHRYPFLLVDRVVELDTEGKRIRAYKNVSINEPFFNGHFPAHPIMPGVLIIEAMAQAAGILGFKMLDVKPADGTLYYFVGSDKLRFRQPVLPGDQLILEAKFISCKRQIWKFECQASVDGKPVCSAEIICAERKL encoded by the coding sequence ATGATGGACATCAACGAGATTCGCGAATACCTGCCTCACCGTTACCCGTTCCTGCTGGTGGACCGGGTGGTGGAACTGGACACTGAAGGCAAGCGCATTCGCGCCTACAAGAATGTCAGCATCAATGAGCCATTCTTCAACGGCCACTTCCCGGCGCACCCGATCATGCCGGGCGTACTGATCATCGAAGCGATGGCCCAGGCTGCCGGGATTCTCGGTTTCAAAATGCTCGACGTGAAACCGGCCGATGGCACCCTTTACTACTTCGTCGGTTCCGACAAGCTGCGTTTCCGTCAGCCGGTACTGCCGGGTGACCAGTTGATCCTGGAAGCCAAGTTCATCAGCTGCAAGCGCCAGATCTGGAAATTCGAATGCCAGGCTTCGGTCGACGGCAAGCCAGTCTGCTCGGCTGAAATCATCTGTGCGGAACGCAAGCTATGA